From Capra hircus breed San Clemente chromosome 1, ASM170441v1, whole genome shotgun sequence:
CATGGAGAAAATAAGACCAGGACAGGAAATGAATTTCTCATAGTCACCTAGTGAACTAGTGGCTGAGCTTGCAAGACAGCCAGGCCTCCAGACTCCCAACCTGGAGCTTCTTCTATGTCTCAGAAAGGCAGTGAATTTCCCTCAGCATTCATCAAAGTGCACATGCGttcacactcatgcacacacaggtGCACTCTAGCTTTGGTGGGTAGGACTCTCCTGCACACGTCTGGAATCTTACAGTGCCTAGCACCCAGGCTTAGTGAGCCCTGGGCTCTCAGAAGACACCCTGTGAGTGAAGGTGACTCTCCAGGTGTCCAGAAGTCCCTGGGACCTTTTCAGGCCTCAGGTTCAGGGGTTGTCACCACTGCTGGTGCAAGTCCAGGGTTTGTGAGAAGGATAATCTTTTCTCTGTCCCTCATTCCACTGCCATGCCCAGGAAGAGGGCTTCAAACCATATTTCCTGGGCTCTCTTAGCTCTTCAATCCCTTCTGCCGGGTGTAACCCTGTCTCAGGAGGCTGGACCTGGCGAGGGTCAGTAGTGTGTTCACTGTTTCACAAAGCAGGACCCAATCAATGACTGGGACAGGGCCTTATGCACCTTCCCTAACCACTGAGCCCATCCACTCAAGATGGGAGCCTGGAATTCCAACAAGGGAAGAAGAGTGAGCGCCTATCTCCCATGTCCCAAAAGATGCCTGGAGTTCTTAATACAAACCTGCCCTCCACACCTGCACATCTGCCCAGGGTCCTGCCCGCAGCACAGACCCACTGTTTGATTTCACACAAGTGCATacgaatgaacacacacacactcacacacgctcTCCTCACTCTGCTCTGCAGCCCCTGCATGAACACCTTCAAGGCCAGAAAATCACTGCCTCCTCATGCAACTGCTTTCATCCTTGGATAATCTCAGTGGTGAATGCGTTCCTGTCCATACTGAGCCAAAATTCACCTCCCTATATCACGTCCCCCTTTTAACTCAGAAAGTCTTTAGAACATAAGTATTCAATAAACAAATACAGAAGGACAGCAAACCCGCAGGATTTCTCCTGGCACTGGGAGTCTGCAGGTGTCTGCGGCTGACTGCCCAGCTGTGTCCAGCCTGGCTTGCACAGGAAGGGATATGTTTTAACCCCTGACCCCAGTGGTCGCCCCAGAGCAGCCTACTGGGAACTTTCTAGGGCCTGGTGGATTCCCCTGGGGTCCTTAAGATGCCAAACCTGTAACCTTGGCTGGATTTTGGCCCCAACAAGGATCTCTCCGTGGTAAGAGTTCAGGGTCGTTTTGTAATCTTCGGAGGCCTTGCCTAGACTCTCTCCTGCTGTCCTGTGACGCTGGTGACATTGCAGGAATGCTCAGGCCACGTGAGGGGAGGAACCTCTGCCTGGAACTTTGATCAGCGCCAGGGCTGCTGGGTTCGTGCTGACCACTGACCACTCCAGAGGCCCTTCTGCTCCAGAGGAAGAGCCAGGGCAGCTGGTCCTCACCTGTCAGCCCCTCACGGTATGGTCACTACAAGGCTGCAGGGGCCATGGGGGCATGGGAGGAATCTGGGGTCCCAGCTCAGGGGCAGGAGACGGGCTGGCCGCTTGTCCCAGATTTCAGAGCATATCCCTAACTCCAGGCAGGCTGCACCTCTGTGCCAGGGGAGGGGAAGTCCCTGAGGGCTTCTCGGCCAGGGTCGTGCTGGGTTGGGACTGGAGGCAGACTGTGGCAGGGGAGTTCTGAGATGGAGGTGGTCTggtccctgtgctcagggagctCCCAGTGAATAGGAAGGATAAGTAGTGTGACCATATGTCCCACTTGGCCTGACGCCACCCTTGTTTATGCCTGTCGTTCTggcataaagagtcagacacgacttagtaactgaacaacagcaaagtcactaagtcgtgactgactcttttgtgaccccatggactgtagcctgacaggctcctctgtccttgggatttcttagacaagaatactggagtgggtcaccatttccttctccaggggatcttcttgacccaggggtcggACTCATgactcctgcatcgcaggtggattctttaccactgagccgttagggaagcccataattatcAATAGCTCCTCTTTTATTCTCAGAAGTGCCCTGGTTtggatgataaagctgaaataaaACATGCATGTGGCTACCTTTTagtcaaatatttattatatacccTGCACTATTAAGTGCCGTATTATTTACCATCTAATTTAGCATATTATGGTCCAACTGGGTGCTAATTTTAATACTAAGGGATGGGTTATAACCAGGCATtgggaaattgaggcttagagaaatGGAGTGAACTGACCATTCCGACACAGCCAGTAGGCAGTGGTATCAGAATTTGCACAGGGTGCAGCACCAATAGAGTCTCAATCCCTGAAGCAGGACGAAGACGAAGGCCCTAGATACAGGCTCACGAGGGCTGCAAATACATTCAGTTCCATTTGGCACCCAGGGCCTGAGCACCTATCTGTGCTCAACTTTAAGTCAGGTGCTGGGGTGCACGGCCAGGAAAGGGATGCTGCGATCTCAAGACCTctgcccctccacccccatcccagaGGCTCCTAGTCAGGTGGTGCAACTGACTAGAAGGCAGCGAAGGACCCACATGGTCAATAGAAGACAAGTTCCTGAGGGAGCCAAAGGAGATgcagtcaaggaaggcttcccaggGGAAATGTGACTTATGCTGTCCTGGAGGATGGGGAGAATGGGGGCAGGTAGCAATAGGGAAAATGTCAAGGATGGGCCTTCTACAGTGGAGGCGACTGTGTAATCAAGGACCAGAGGTGGGGCCCATGGGGAGCATTTGGGGAAAGGAAAGTGCCAGGTTCACAACCTGCTCTTACTTCAGAATGTTTGTTCTCTTCaagaaactataatggaaaagaatatacaaaaaaaatgtatatgtctGACTGAACCACTTTGCAGTGCAGCAGAGATTGGgacaacattgtagatcaactgtacttcaatttttaaaaattaaaaaaaagaagcggAGACACAGTAGATAGACAAGTTTCGTTGAGTCTCTACAATGTGATTGcaaggaaggaaaggaatcaAGGAAGCACCTAGTGTGTGCTTGGAACCATGCTTCAGGTTTTATATGATTTCTTTAATAACGTTCAATCTTACGACAACAGTGAGgcctgtttattattttttaaagttgaaaatcTATGAttaggcaaaaggaaaaaatgagaatCACCTGCAATTAATTCTGTTCGTCAGAGATAACCCCtgcaaatatttttgtatataatcTGAAGCCATTGAGTCACTTCGTTAACTTAGCCTCCAGTGTGGGTGGAAGGGTCTTATTATGAATAGCAAAGACATTCTTCTCTTATTACTCAGGATATTCCAAAGGTTTCTGCAGCTCTGCGCCAGGAACCAAgaggaagaccaaatatatatttattatatcagaGTATCATAAACCCATGgccaattatctcatttaattgccACAATAGCCCTAACAGTATGtaatgtgggttttgtttttcacgACTGATCTCCATTTACAAATATGGAAACTGGGACTCTGAGGGATTACTTCACTgtgttttggggggtggggggtggggttggtTGGTGGGGAGGGGCCTGAGGTGGGAGCCCAGCCCAGGTCCCCCAGCCTCAGCCACTTGGCTTATTTCTCTGATTGAGAGCAAAGGAGACCGGGGTCCTGGGAACCTCGGTGAAGCAGTCACGGGCTCCAGACGAGACTTGGAAGCCTTTTTTCTTGCCCCAAGATGTTCTGGAGCCAGGGCAAAATCCAACCGTGTTGTTGAGACAGACCCTGATGTAGATACCCCAGTCAAGGGGCAAGCCCCTGGGGCTTTCGGGCTGGACTCTGAGCTCCCATCGCCCTCTGGAAGGAGTGAGGGTTGGCTCTGTGGTGGATGACACAGAAATGCGCCAACACAAAAGCAATCTGAGAAGAGGGAAGAGTCCATTTGCAGCCAGTTACATCCCCCACCCTCAAAAAGCCAGGCTTCTGTGGCTTGCTGAAAGCATGGAACATTTTTGTGGGCATATTGCTGCTCTCTGCGCAAATGCAGAGGTGGTTTGTCAGGTGACAAGCTGGAATCTTCCGGCTGCTGCCCCACGGTCCCCTCTGGAGCCAGCCTCCGAGGTCCCTAGGCAGGAAAGCTCCCCATCTCCTAAGTCCCTGGTGACCTGCTCTCAAGGGTGGTATGGGGAAGGGGCCGAGTCCAGGGCATCCTGGCCAGAGCCATCAGAATCTGAGCTCCACTAAACCAAGCACAAAACAGTGACCCATTTCCGCTGGCTGGGAGGAAAGAGCCAGAAAGTTTAAAGGGGCCTCTCTCGGGTCTGCCAGTGAGGCGCTCGGATGATCCCATCTGTTTCTCCTTAGCTGACTCCTGTGGCTACTTCAGCCCAGAGCGAGGGCTGGCCTGGGCTCCTGTAGCTGAGAGCCCTCTCTGTGCCTAGCTCTGGGTTGGGAGCTCTCAGTGCATTTTCTTACTCAATCCTCAGAACCCACGAACGAGGAAGGTAGTGTTGAAGCTTGCTATTTTGAAGATAAAGAAATTGAAGCACAGACAGTTTAAGTAATTcagccaaggccacacagctaataAGGGGTGGAGataagatttgaacccagactgTCTGACACTAGAGCACAAACTCTTAGCCATTCTAGAGGGATGTGAGAGAGAGTCTTGGGCTGGGAATGGATCATCAGTGTTTGGAAAGCATCAGTGTTCTCACTGTGAATACTATCCTCCACTTCCTCTTGCCCCAATAGACTGGGGCAAGAGGATCTTGCTCTGAAGCTTTCGAGGCCCTGTTCTGGCTTTCCTCTTACCATGGCACCCCAAAGGGTGAGAAGTTTGCAAGATCAAAGGGATATGCCCAACCAGAGGCTGCATCCCCATTTGAAACCCTGCTGCAGGGACCCAGGACCCAGGGCTTATGTGGGGCACATCCCAACTTCATCTTCCCTAAGCCGACTCTTGTCATGGAAGTGCATGCCCGTAGGCTTGTGGGCTGCTGGGGCGACTGTGGGCTCTCTACTCACAGTACCAGAGAGACTTGGGTGGGAAGAGGAGGGACCAGGCAGTAGGCCAGGTCCCCTGTTTATGTTTCACTGTGGGTCTCGGAAATGTGAGGAGGGGTCTGCCTGTTCCAGGAGCCTTGTGGTGTCGCTGCAAGCACCTGGCTCAAAGCTCAGGCCACGGGGATAGATTCTGGCCCGCACTTCTTAACTATAGCTCCTAGTCGCTCTAGCTCTGGGAGCCCTGGTTTCCCTGTTCTGGGTATGTCTCCGTCTGCCAAGGATCATGATGAAAGCTCTAGGAGCTAGCAGGTGGGATTAGCCTCTTAGCTCAGCTCCTTATATCAGAGAggcttcccccacctcccccacccaccacTGCTTGAGCCTAAGCTGATTTGTTTACACTTGATTTTCTGCGCCTCTGATGCCATAGTTTTGTCTCAAGTCTTGAGTTCTCTAGTTATGGGTTCTTTTGGAAAATTATAAAGGATATTATTTTCAAGTTACAGTGGGTTAGAAGTTAGAGGTACGGAGCGGGGTAGGTGGGGCACAGTCTCCCCCTCTCCATGACCCCTCATTCACGGGCACCTCCTGCTTTGGTCACAGCTCTTCCAGCAGGAGTGATCAGGGAGACCAGATCTAGGTTCTAACCAAGGGCCCACTGTGGACCCCTGGGAGCCTGGCCTTGCTCTCTTGATGAGGCTGGCCAGATGGTCCCTGAGGACTTTGTGTCCATTCTAAtgagatttctcccagaaacTGCCCTTCAAGAGCCAAAGACTGAAGGGGTTAGCAGGAAGAGGCTCGGCATGTTGATAACATTATAGCATGTTACAGACAAGAGTTGCTCCCTCTGGTTGGCAGGGGTGTAGGGAGGAGGGCGCAGGGCCACGTTCATGCCTGACTGTGGTCATTCTCTCCACGCTGGAACCATTCGAGGGAGAGGCAGTTCTGCCCCAAACGCTGCTCATCCCAACTGTGGAAGGGTTGGTTCAAGAAACTCTAGCTGAGCCCACCGTGAGTCAACACTGTGCTGGATGCTGAGCATAGAGCGATGACTCTACCCTAGACAGCGATCACTCTATCTTCTCACAAAAGAGACAGCTGTGAGAATGCATCCTGCAGAGGACCATGCTAGGTTGCTAAGACAGAGAAACATACGGCCAGGCACCTCCTTCCTGGGGTCAGGGAAGCCTTCTGTCAGGATCCCCAGGGGTTTGCGTAGAGTCTAGGGGCAGCCCAGGTGGCAGATATGAGTGGGTGAGTGGAGGGGACCATGGCTACCCCATCCTTTAGCCAGGCCCTCTGCTTCTTATTTGTATTCTGTGCATCCAAACTTGAGAAGATAAAGTCTCAGGCTAAAGTTGAGCTCTGTAACTCTGGTCTGGGTGGGGGAGGGCGGTAGGACCAGGAGGCTTGTCCCTTTCCCTAGTGTGTCCTGTGTGGCAGGCTGGTGCCATCACTGTTAGAGACCTTCCCAACCACTGTATAAAATCCACTTCCCATGGCTTACATAGGAGCCTCCAGGGAGTTATGTGCTTTCTTAGGGAGAAATTGTTCCTTCTCTATTGATTCGGCAGAAAATTTCCTGGGAAAACTGAGGgttatgttcttgcctggagaatcccagggacaggggagcctggtgggctgccgtccatggggtcgcacagagtcggcaacgagtgaagcaacttagcagcagcagcagcagcagcagcagcagcaggattgggTGTCTGAATGGGAACAGGTCTCAGGGGGCTTTTTGAAAGCACTGTCTTTGCTTGCGGAGCCCTTTGGCCCAAGCGGAATCGTGTGATGGAGAAGGcagccagcagagggcagcagagaggcaGCCAGCAAAATGTGCTTGGGGCCAAGGCTCCCAGAAGGGAGCCAACTGAGCTCTTGGCTGAGGATAGGTAAACTGAAAAAACTATGATTTCTATTGTGTGagggttttctcttttttctgcctTTCCTTCTTGCTGTctttaaagataaatatattctaTCTAAAGGGCATTTTGTTATTCCTCCTTTTTTTGGTGTTCAAATAATCTTTTCTGTAATGATGGTGGTTTGCACCCTTTAACAATAGTTAACACAGCTTATTAATTACACTTTCAGACACTGTCCTAAAACCTTTACctatatttactcatttaatcctccgaTTATCCCAACATGGTTAGCACATggctattatcctcattttacagataaggaagttGAAACACacatccaaggtcacatagctagaacactggagtgagctgggATTCCAGTGAATAGAACTTGAATCACTATACACCACCTAAATGTTGATGTGGGTGGGGGCAGTAGTGACCTGGTGGTGCAAACCCCAAAACGGGGCAATTAAGCCCCTGTTGGTCTTGTCATGTGAGAATGTGAGCCCAAAGCCCCTAAGTCATCCTGAAATCCGGAAACATTTAATGTGCTATTTCTCAGTGTCAATATGCCAACTAGTGGCTCAtacattaacaaaaaaaaattgaatggccAGGGAAATAGGCTTATAAGCTGTGTCACCAATTTGTGACCTGTGAATGGATACTGGCATTCAAAAAATTGTATATTTAGTGAACTATAAACTTGGTTGCCTTCCCTTATTTAaagcaaccccccacccccaccccaaacaaaTACCTACGGGTCTGTAGAATATGCGCCTCTGGGACCTTCTTGTCCACACAGTGTTGGCAAGTTTTGTGGGCTCCAAGGCGCTGGTGAGCTGAGGGGAGCATGTTCACAGCAGTGCTGAGGAGAACACAGACTCATTTCAAGATAAGAGCCCATCTATCCCGGTGGCCGCTCTCAGCCTCAGctatgcaaagagctgatgggAGGAACTCCTCATAAATAGGTTCTGGAATGTGCTGAGGTTTGGAAGCTCAGGAAGAGTTATGGTTTAAAAATTTCCAACTCAGGAATGATCTGCCCATATCTTATGTATTATCTTAAAAATTCCACAGTACCCATGGTCTCCTTTCATACACTTCTTCCATGCCTTTTGGTCTTGTTCCTACCTCTTTCcttttcactggtggctcagatggtagagtatctgcctgcaatgcaggagacctggagatcccctggagaaggaaatggcaacccactctagcattcttgcctggaaaatcccatggtcggaggagcctgataggttatagtccatggggttgcaaagagttggacacgactaaatgacttcactttcactttccacttcttCCCTCCAATCTGGAAAGAACTCGGCTAGTCCAGGAGGCCAGGGTCTAGGTCCTGACAGTAACCCACAGGTGACAGCCTTGCTGTCAGGACGTTAGAACTGTGGTCCTACTGAACTTGCAAGGCTGCTGTGAGGCCCTGTGAGAACAACTATCAGAAGCATAAGCAGGCTCCTGGCTCTCTGATGGGTGAGCTGGTCACCAGGCTGCCTGCCCTCGATGAAGGTGCCGcttctgtttttccttcccaCTCGGGTGTAGGAGATGCCGCCCGGAGACTGGCTGCGCTGGGCCTGCCTCCTGCTCCTGGCTGGgcccaccctgccctgcccccagggcTGTGACTGCTTCATCCGGGAGGTGTTCTGCTCGGACGAGGGGCTCGCTGCCGTCCCACTGGACATCCCGCCACATGCCACAGACATCATCTTTGTGGAGACCTCGTTCACTGTGGTGGGCTCCAGGGCCTTCAGCGGCAGCCCCAACCTGACCAAGGTGGTCTTCCTCAACACCCAGGTGTGCCACTTCAGGCCAGATGCCTTCGGGGGCCTGCTGGGGCTCCAGGACCTGGAGATCACCGGGGGCAACTTCTCCAACCTCAGCGCCGACATCTTCTCCAACCTGATCTCGCTGAGCAAGTTCACCCTCAACTTCAACATGCTGGAGGCCCTGCCTGAGGACCTCTTCCAGCACATGGGTGGCCTGGAGTCCCTCCAGCTGCAGGGCAACCGGCTCCAGACCCTGCCCCAGAGGCTTTTCCAGCCTCTGAGAAGTCTGAAGACCCTCAACCTGGCACAGAACCTCCTGGCCTACCTGCCTGAGGAGCTCTTCCACCCCCTTGGCCGCCTGCACACCCTGAGGCTGAGCAACAACCAGCTGGCAAGTCTGCCCCGGGGGCTCTTCAGCCGTCTGGGCAGCCTGCAGGAACTCTTCCTGGACGGAAACTCCATCTCCAAGCTGTCCCCAGAAGTGTTCGCACAGCTCTCCTGCCTGGAGGAGCTGTGGCTGCAGCGCAATGCCATCAGTCACCTGCCCGGGTCTGTCTTCTCCGCCTTGCCCAACCTGACCTTCCTGAGCCTGCAGGGCAACGCGTTGCAGACACTGCCTGCCGGCCTCTTCGCCCACTCCCCAGGCCTGGTCAGCCTGTCCCTGTCCCACAATCAGCTGGAGACAGTCCCCGAGGCAGCCTTTGCCAACCTGACCAGCCTCAGATTCCTCACGCTCTCGCACAACGGCCTCACCCATCTGCCGGCCGGTGTGTTCAGAGGCCTCGAGGGGTTGGTCAAGCTCTACCTGAGCAGCAATAACCTGACGGTCCTGCACCCCACCCTCTTCCAGAACCTGTCCAAGCTCGAGCTGCTCAGCCTCTCCAGGAATCTCCTGACCACGCTCCCCGAGGGCATCTTCGACACCAACGACAACCTGTTCAACCTGGCCCTGTATGGGAACCCCTGGCAGTGTGACTGCAACCTGGCCTATCTCTTTAGCTGGCTGCATCAGTATAGCGACCGGCTCTTCAACATCCAGACCTACTGTGCCGGCCCTGCCTACCTCAAGGGCCAGGTGGTGCCTGCACTGAAGGAAGAACAGCTGGTGTGCCCCATTACCCGGGACCACCTGGGCTTCCAGGCTCCGGGCCCAGAGGACAGGGAGCCGGGGGGCGCCTGGGATCTGGTTGCGGAGGAAAGGGCAGCCAGGAGCCGATGCACCTACAGCAATCCCGAGGGAACCGTGGTGCTGGCTTGCGACGAGGCCTGGTGTCGCTGGCTGAGTGTCCAGCTGTCCCCCAGGCAGGGTTCGGGCTCCCCAGGACTACCCATCAATGCCAGTCAGGAGTGGGACTTGAAGTCCAGCTGTGGCTCTGTGAGGGTCACTGTGTCCATTGAGGCTCTGGCAGGGGAGCCATAGGTGCAGGGCAGATGGGCCAGGACCCTAGGCAGATGGCCTCTGGGCCCAGCTGGGCAAGAGATGGTGAGAGGAGCTGAGGCTTGGGTTCTTCAGATGCGGGGGCTGGAGTTGCATCTCCAAGGTGGACAAGGGGGCATGGCTGGCTCCACCACCCAGGGCCTCTTTCATTACCCTGGTCTCTGAGAATGATACCTAACAGGACCTTCTGCAAGCTTTGCAAAGCACCCATCAAAGCTGCGTTGTGGTCTGGAGAATAAAGTAATGTGGCTCCCCTGGTGTTTTCCTGTTATTTAATACTCACCCCTGTCTCATCTCCACCCTGAGATACCAGGGCTCCGTTTCCACAAAATAGAGGCCAACCTCTCTTGACATCCAGTTCAAGAGCCAATGTCTGTTTCTATTCCTCTGCCTTgaaacgtgtttttttttttttaattgaaggataactgctttacaatataaTATCGTAGATTGATGCATATACATGGAACCTAGAaatatggtactgatgaatctatttgcaaggcagcagtaGAGATGCAGAgatagagaacagactgatggACAAGGTCACGGAGGGTGggtaaggagagggtgagacaaacagagagagaggcatggaaacatatacactaccatatggaAATGTGGTTTTAATtgataaaaagagaaagggagaggatAAAAGCAGGGCTGACGAAAAAGATGAGGGGCGGGGTAGAGTTCTGACTTGGTGTTGAGGACTCAAGCTGTGCGTACCCGCCTCCAGGGGGTCCAGGAGAAATCAGGTGACGGGGGCCCTGGGGAGGGCGAACGCGGTGGCTTTGCCTGCTCAGCCCTGAGGAGCGAGCCGGGAGGACAAGGAGCTGGGTGGGCGGGGACGGATATCCTTCAGTTCTGAGCGTCTGCGCCTGTGGGCTGCTCACTCACAGCAATGGCCCTCTCTCAGGTCTCAGGACACCATCCTCTCACCCAAGTCTGGCTGCACCCCCCCAACCAGTTTTCCCCTCACCTCCTGCATGCTTCAGGTTGGCTGTCATTCGGGTTCCCTGGGTAATCCCCATGCAGACCCTTGCAGTCAGATCCCACCTCTACGCTGATGACCTCAAAtctccatctttaaaaaaataatttaattaacttatttgtttgtttagttttggctgcaatgggtctttgttgctgcgtgggctttgcCCTAGTTGCGGCAattgggggctcctctctggttgtCTCAAATCTCCGCCTTAGGCCTGGTGTCTGGCTCCACGGTGACACCTCTCTCTGCTCAGCAACTGGTGTTCCAGCAGGACAGCTACACACATGTGTAAGCCAGACTCTGTCCCAGCTCCTCCAGGACCCCTGCCCTGCAAGTCACCAAGCCCAGGAGCTGGGAGTGGTCTCCAGCCTCTCCTCCCCTTAGTCCTCATGGCCAGCCTGTCACTGAGTGCCTCTGAGTGTCCTCTGTCCGTATCTCCTTTCCCGTTCCCAGCCCGGAGAAGCTCTTGGTCTCCCTGGACTGAACCACGGCCCAGCCGCCTGCCCGGTTTCCCTGCCCACGCCTACAGCATGGAATGGCTTGGCTTGGCTGAAGTCCAGGGGTTGGGAGAAGAGAATCAGATGTAAGCAGGCTCTCCAGGAGCTCACGGTCTGATGGGAAAGATCAGATAGGGGGTGTCTGGGATGGAAACACAAGCTTGATGGGGTGGGCGCCAAGCAGGTGCTGGCGAGTTCAGGGGAGGCAGAGGTCAGACGAGCACAGACCTCCGGAAGCTGTGTTGGATCCCTGAGCCTTGAGATTGTGCAAGCAGAGCGTGAGCCAAGGGGTGGAGACAGGCAAGCGGTGAGGTCAGGGCTGAGGCCTCTGAAACAGGCTGGTTGGAAAGCAGATGGAAAGACAAGCAAGGCTGGAAAGCTAGCTGGAGTCTCAAGGGCCACGGTGAGCAGGCTGCATATTCATTATGGATGCCCAGCTGTTCCTGAAGGACTTTATGGAAAGGaaggtgctggggtccagccccggtggatccagggtaatttgaaggggagacagaataggcgtcctaggaaaaaacttacttaattacagatatagagagagattagaaacggatagtgtagtaggaaaattagtggagaaaaggaggctgaataacttggtttatgtggaataccaatcaccacctacataggccacaggcgtctttccgttctcccgaaggagaggaggcactgaggcctccctggtccgatcttagaagcccaggcaaagttAGTAGGCTTGATGAGTACCcacgtaccagatgggaattcagccagaagggaagAAAACGACACAGGGGAATCAGAATTTCCAGAagctgatccgatttctttatttttgggtttgcttatataccttttgttacacatagggatgaatacagagtcacacgggggtcagcagtcctgacctttatcaaaatcaggtgctttacatgaaaaaagatcttaggggttttacatcatcttctggccatgaggcctgct
This genomic window contains:
- the CPN2 gene encoding carboxypeptidase N subunit 2 — translated: MPPGDWLRWACLLLLAGPTLPCPQGCDCFIREVFCSDEGLAAVPLDIPPHATDIIFVETSFTVVGSRAFSGSPNLTKVVFLNTQVCHFRPDAFGGLLGLQDLEITGGNFSNLSADIFSNLISLSKFTLNFNMLEALPEDLFQHMGGLESLQLQGNRLQTLPQRLFQPLRSLKTLNLAQNLLAYLPEELFHPLGRLHTLRLSNNQLASLPRGLFSRLGSLQELFLDGNSISKLSPEVFAQLSCLEELWLQRNAISHLPGSVFSALPNLTFLSLQGNALQTLPAGLFAHSPGLVSLSLSHNQLETVPEAAFANLTSLRFLTLSHNGLTHLPAGVFRGLEGLVKLYLSSNNLTVLHPTLFQNLSKLELLSLSRNLLTTLPEGIFDTNDNLFNLALYGNPWQCDCNLAYLFSWLHQYSDRLFNIQTYCAGPAYLKGQVVPALKEEQLVCPITRDHLGFQAPGPEDREPGGAWDLVAEERAARSRCTYSNPEGTVVLACDEAWCRWLSVQLSPRQGSGSPGLPINASQEWDLKSSCGSVRVTVSIEALAGEP